From a single Larimichthys crocea isolate SSNF chromosome XIII, L_crocea_2.0, whole genome shotgun sequence genomic region:
- the fhod3a gene encoding FH1/FH2 domain-containing protein 3 isoform X3, producing the protein MATFICRVQFLDDTDPFNSTNFPEPTRPPLYTFREDIPLINQLAGVHRLLKAPHKLDDCALQLSHNGTYLDLESSLAEQRDELEGFQQDDTGSRGKKHSVVLRTQLTVRVHACIERLYNSNGRDLRRALFSLKQIFQDDKDLVHEFVMAEGLTCLIKVGAEADQNYQNYILRALGQIMLYVDGMNGVIGHVETIQWLYTLVGSKFRLVVKTALKLLLVFVEYSESNTPLLIEAITTVDTKRGCKPWSNTMEILHEKDGVDTELLVYAMTLINKTLAALPDQDSFYDMVDGLEEQGIETVSQRHLGRKGTDLDLVEQLNIYETTLRHEDGDDDSQPPPVGRRDRRRVSLGGGDKKRGLERRRSRRASLGRSGHASPCSPASPQRAGFQPFSGQRTEDTSERNGGVMSYSSHSTPSTPTSSRPALGGLLSSSYRQHQESLAAERERRRVEREERLQRIEREERNKHSRDYVDKMEEARLAREERYKNVERVAAEEYERDRVRVSRARPDLNLTFEPSEAWPSSSRSSTPSSFASQEDAEADLEAETPTTPNTPSETGEADDSCASVETEEKEATAEEEEEQKEEEVQEEVATEKEEEGEECEQEPEKEKEEAEEDSGILSDKERQNEEVNEKDNCSASSISSASSTLEREERGSNENGFKEEEVNEQCSKLLNSKLFMLDMLYSQNKKPSDEEEEEEEEEEEDAEKEKEKEKEEGEDKETQEDAERQLSVEQESDNRADKSAHRGTIRPLAERFGELLKDLVSPHAHLECPANEPPPPPPPPKKESDTIWDQLLASPRELRIGDINFTDLTEDDDKNILDAVLMGGCGDLPPPPPPPPLFIHRFPPPPPMLGSCPPPPPLIGFMRPPPPPASIPVPPPPEPPLFNKKKKTIRLFWSEVRPTDSQYKDYKRSGDSLWSKLEPVKLDTAKLEHLFESKSKEIPVTKKTAADGKRQEIIVLDSKRSNAINIGLTVLPPPRTIKTAILNFDEYALNKEGIEKILTMIPTEEEKQKIQEAQLANPDVPLGSAEQFLLTLSSISELSARLQLWAFKMDYEATEKEVAEPLQDLKEGMEQLEKNKTLRYILSTLLAIGNFLNGTNAKGFEMTYLEKVPEVKDTVHKQSLLHHACSVVVENFPQSTDLYSEIGAITRSAKVDFDQLQENLCQMERRCKASWDHLKVIAKHEMKPQLKQKMSDFLKDCAERIIILKIVHRRIINRFHSFLLFLGHPAYSVREISVHRFSKILSEFALEYRTTRDRVLQQKQKRADHRERNKTRGKMIMDVNAPSDDEEESECVRHGSSSNSSAPSGSQEPEQPQGLGHSEDAAEHEHMKAVLRTSLSGGDKEASGVPGLRTRTRSRPGRGGRTMQAWTPPVEDAQICGDDAADEIMERIVRSATQGPGTRAQPRERRRSRANRKSLRRTLKNGLTPEEALALGLTDSPET; encoded by the exons ATGGCCACGTTTATCTGCAGGGTTCAGTTTTTAGATGACACCGATCCGTTTAACAGCACGAATTTTCCAGAACCGACGAGACCACCGCTGTACACCTTCAGGGAGGATATCCCACTAATCAACCAGTTAGCAGGCGTCCACCGGCTGCTCAAAGCTCCACACAAG CTTGATGACTGTGCGCTGCAGCTGTCCCACAATGGCACCTATCTGGATCTGGAGTCCTCTCTGGCTGAGCAAAGGGACGAGCTGGAGGGCTTTCAACAGGACGACACAGG gtCCAGAGGAAAGAAGCACAGTGTTGTTCTGAGGACCCAGCTGACCGTCCGTGTGCACGCCTGCATCG AAAGACTGTATAACTCCAATGGACGTGACTTGAGAAGAGCACTGTTCTCTCTGAAGCAGATTTTTCAG GATGACAAAGATCTGGTCCATGAGTTTGTGATGGCTGAAGGTCTGACGTGTCTTATCAAGGTGGGAGCAGAAGCTGATCAGAACTACCAGAACTACATACTCAGAG ctCTGGGGCAGATCATGCTGTATGTAGATGGGATGAATGGTGTCATCGGGCACGTTGAGACAATCCAGTGGCTGTACACTCTTGTTGGCTCAAAG TTCCGCCTGGTAGTGAAAACAGCTCTAAAGCTGTTGCTAGTGTTTGTGGAGTACTCCGAGTCCAACACCCCACTGCTGATAGAAGCCATCACCACTGTGGACACCAAGAGAG GTTGCAAGCCATGGTCCAATACTATGGAGATCTTACATGAGAAGGATGGAGTGGACACAGAGCTGCTCGTCTATGCCATGACCCTCATCAATAAG aCGCTTGCAGCACTGCCTGATCAGGATTCATTCTACGATATGGTGGACGGTCTGGAGGAACAGGGCATAGAAACAGTGTCCCAAAGACACCTGGGGCGGAAAGGCACTGATCTGGACTTGGTTGAACAGCTCAACATTTATGAG ACGACCCTACGGCATGAAGACGGTGACGATGACAGCCAGCCTCCACCAGTTGGACGTCGGGACCGCCGACGAGTCAGCCTCGGGGGCGGGGACAAAAAGCGCGGCCTGGAGAGGAGGCGGAGCCGCAGGGCATCTCTTGGCCGTTCCGGTCATGCCTCCCCCTGCAGCCCTGCATCCCCACAGAGAGCCGGCTTCCAGCCTTTCAGTGGACAAAGAACAGAGGACACGAGCGAGAG GAATGGAGGTGTCATGTCCTATTCCTCTCACAGCACCCCAAGTACGCCTACCAGCTCCAG gcCTGCTTTAGGAGgtcttctgtcctcctcttaCCGACAACACCAGGAATCTCTGGCAGCCGAACGTGAGCGCCGCcgtgtggagagagaggagaggctgcagaggatagagagagaggagaggaacaagCACAG TCGCGACTATGTGGATAAAATGGAAGAGGCCAGGCTTGCGCGGGAGGAGAG GTATAAGAACGTGGAGCGTGTGGCGGCGGAGGAGTACGAGCGGGACCGCGTCCGGGTGTCAAGGGCTCGCCCTGACCTCAACCTGACCTTCGAACCCTCAGAGGCCTGGCCCTCATCCTCACGCAGCAGCACCCCGTCCTCCTTCGCCTCCCAGGAAGACGCAGAGGCTGACCTCGAAGCCGAGACCCCCACTACCCCCAACACGCCCTCTGAGACTG GAGAGGCTGATGACTCCTGTGCCAGTGTAGAAACGGAGGAAAAAGAGGCCACtgctgaagaggaggaagaacagaaagaggaagaagtgcAGGAGGAAGTGGCaacagaaaaggaggaggaaggcgaGGAGTGTGAGCAGGAAccggagaaggagaaagaagaggcggaggaggacAGTGGCATCCTGAGCGACAAGGAACGACAGAATGAGGAAGTGAACGAGAAGGACAACTGCTCGGCCTCCAGCATCTCCTCCGCCAGCAGCACtctagagagagaggagaggggaagcaACGAGAATG GCTTTAAGGAGGAAGAGGTGAACGAGCAGTGCAGCAAACTCCTCAACAGCAAGCTATTCATGCTGGACATGCTGTATTCCCAGAACAAGAAACCcagtgatgaggaggaagaggaggaggaggaggaagaagaggatgcagagaaggagaaagagaaagaaaaggaagagggagaggacaaAGAAACCCAGGAGGATGCTGAGAGGCAGCTGAGTGTTGAACAGGAGAGCGACAACAGGGCCGACAAATCCGCGCACCGTGGGACCATCCGACCGTTAGCTGAGCGGTTTGGAGAATTGCTCAAGGACCTTGTTTCGCCCCACGCTCACCTGGAGTGCCCAGCCAATGagccccctccacccccacccccacccaaaAAGGAATCCGACACGATCTGGGACCAGCTCCTGGCCAGCCCTCGAGAGCTGCGCATTGGAGACATCAACTTCACCGACCTGACAGAGGATGATGACAAGAACATTCTGGATGCTGTTTTGATGGGAGGATGCGGGGACCTCCCACccccgccgcctcctcctccactcttcaTCCACCgcttccctcctccccctcccatGCTAGGCAGCTGCCCCCCGCCACCTCCCTTGATCGGGTTTAtgaggcctcctcctccccctgcatCAATTCCAGTGCCTCCTCCCCCGGAGCCACCTCTAttcaacaagaaaaagaagacaatcaGGCTCTTCTGGAGCGAG GTGCGCCCGACAGACTCTCAGTACAAGGACTACAAGCGGAGCGGAGATTCGCTCTGGTCCAAATTGGAACCAGTGAAGTTGGACACAGCCAAACTGGAACACCTGTTTGAGTCGAAATCAAAGGAAATACCAGTTACAAAG AAAACAGCAGCGGACGGCAAGCGCCAGGAGATCATCGTTTTGGATTCCAAGAGAAGTAACGCCATCAACATCGGCCTTACGGTGCTGCCTCCTCCTCGCACTATCAAGACGGCCATCCTTAACTTTGACGAGTACGCGCTCAACAAGGAGGGCATCGAG AAAATCCTGACCATGATCcccacagaggaagagaagcagaagatCCAGGAGGCCCAGCTGGCCAACCCCGATGTCCCACTGGGCTCAGCAGAGCAGTTCCTCCTCACTCTGTCCTCCATCAGTGAGCTCTCCGCCAGACTCCAGCTCTGGGCCTTCAAGATGGACTACGAAGCAACTGAGAAG GAAGTAGCAGAGCCGCTGCAGGATTTGAAGGAGGGTatggagcagctggagaagaACAAAACTCTACGCTACATCCTCTCCACGCTGCTCGCTATCGGAAACTTCCTCAACGGCACCAAT GCTAAAGGTTTTGAGATGACGTATTTGGAGAAGGTTCCAGAGGTGAAGGACACGGTTCATAAGCAGTCCCTGCTGCATCACGCCTGCTCTGTTGTGGTGGAGAACTTCCCTCAGAGCACCGACCTCTACTCCGAGATTGGAGCCATCACACGATCTGCAAAA GTGGATTTCGACCAGCTGCAGGAGAACCTGTGTCAGATGGAGCGGCGCTGCAAAGCCTCATGGGACCACCTGAAGGTGATAGCCAAGCATGAAATGAAGCCCCAGCTGAAGCAGAAGATGTCTGACTTCCTCAAAGACTGTGCTGAGAGGATTATCATCCTCAAGATTGTTCACCGCAGGATCATCAACAG GTTCCATTCGTTCCTGTTATTCCTCGGTCATCCGGCCTACAGCGTGAGAGAGATCAGCGTCCACAGGTTCAGCAAAATCCTCAGTGAGTTTGCGCTGGAATACCGAACCACCCGAGACCGCGTgctgcagcagaagcagaaacGCGCCGACCATCGCGAACGCAACAAGACCCGAGGAAAGATGATCATGGACGTCAATGCTCCT tctgatgatgaagaagagagtgag TGTGTTCGGCATGGCTCCAGTAGCAACAGCAGTGCCCCTAGTGGCAGCCAGGAGCCTGAGCAGCCTCAGGGTCTGGGCCACTCTGAGGATGCTGCGGAGCATGAACACATGAAAGCTGTGCTGAGAACCAGCCTCAGTGGTGGCGACAAGGAGGCCAGCGGAGTGCCAGGGCTTCGGACACGCACAAGATCCCGGCCTGGGCGGGGAG GTCGCACTATGCAGGCATGGACGCCACCCGTGGAAGACGCTCAGATCTGTGGAGATGACGCTGCAGACGAGATCATGGAGCGTATAGTGAGGTCGGCCACTCAGGGTCCAGGAACCAGAGCACAGCcccgagagaggaggaggtccaGGGCCAACCGCAAGTCAT
- the fhod3a gene encoding FH1/FH2 domain-containing protein 3 isoform X4, with amino-acid sequence MATFICRVQFLDDTDPFNSTNFPEPTRPPLYTFREDIPLINQLAGVHRLLKAPHKLDDCALQLSHNGTYLDLESSLAEQRDELEGFQQDDTGSRGKKHSVVLRTQLTVRVHACIERLYNSNGRDLRRALFSLKQIFQDDKDLVHEFVMAEGLTCLIKVGAEADQNYQNYILRALGQIMLYVDGMNGVIGHVETIQWLYTLVGSKFRLVVKTALKLLLVFVEYSESNTPLLIEAITTVDTKRGCKPWSNTMEILHEKDGVDTELLVYAMTLINKTLAALPDQDSFYDMVDGLEEQGIETVSQRHLGRKGTDLDLVEQLNIYETTLRHEDGDDDSQPPPVGRRDRRRVSLGGGDKKRGLERRRSRRASLGRSGHASPCSPASPQRAGFQPFSGQRTEDTSERPALGGLLSSSYRQHQESLAAERERRRVEREERLQRIEREERNKHSRDYVDKMEEARLAREERYKNVERVAAEEYERDRVRVSRARPDLNLTFEPSEAWPSSSRSSTPSSFASQEDAEADLEAETPTTPNTPSETGEADDSCASVETEEKEATAEEEEEQKEEEVQEEVATEKEEEGEECEQEPEKEKEEAEEDSGILSDKERQNEEVNEKDNCSASSISSASSTLEREERGSNENGFKEEEVNEQCSKLLNSKLFMLDMLYSQNKKPSDEEEEEEEEEEEDAEKEKEKEKEEGEDKETQEDAERQLSVEQESDNRADKSAHRGTIRPLAERFGELLKDLVSPHAHLECPANEPPPPPPPPKKESDTIWDQLLASPRELRIGDINFTDLTEDDDKNILDAVLMGGCGDLPPPPPPPPLFIHRFPPPPPMLGSCPPPPPLIGFMRPPPPPASIPVPPPPEPPLFNKKKKTIRLFWSEVRPTDSQYKDYKRSGDSLWSKLEPVKLDTAKLEHLFESKSKEIPVTKKTAADGKRQEIIVLDSKRSNAINIGLTVLPPPRTIKTAILNFDEYALNKEGIEKILTMIPTEEEKQKIQEAQLANPDVPLGSAEQFLLTLSSISELSARLQLWAFKMDYEATEKEVAEPLQDLKEGMEQLEKNKTLRYILSTLLAIGNFLNGTNAKGFEMTYLEKVPEVKDTVHKQSLLHHACSVVVENFPQSTDLYSEIGAITRSAKVDFDQLQENLCQMERRCKASWDHLKVIAKHEMKPQLKQKMSDFLKDCAERIIILKIVHRRIINRFHSFLLFLGHPAYSVREISVHRFSKILSEFALEYRTTRDRVLQQKQKRADHRERNKTRGKMIMDVNAPSDDEEESECVRHGSSSNSSAPSGSQEPEQPQGLGHSEDAAEHEHMKAVLRTSLSGGDKEASGVPGLRTRTRSRPGRGGRTMQAWTPPVEDAQICGDDAADEIMERIVRSATQGPGTRAQPRERRRSRANRKSLRRTLKNGLTPEEALALGLTDSPET; translated from the exons ATGGCCACGTTTATCTGCAGGGTTCAGTTTTTAGATGACACCGATCCGTTTAACAGCACGAATTTTCCAGAACCGACGAGACCACCGCTGTACACCTTCAGGGAGGATATCCCACTAATCAACCAGTTAGCAGGCGTCCACCGGCTGCTCAAAGCTCCACACAAG CTTGATGACTGTGCGCTGCAGCTGTCCCACAATGGCACCTATCTGGATCTGGAGTCCTCTCTGGCTGAGCAAAGGGACGAGCTGGAGGGCTTTCAACAGGACGACACAGG gtCCAGAGGAAAGAAGCACAGTGTTGTTCTGAGGACCCAGCTGACCGTCCGTGTGCACGCCTGCATCG AAAGACTGTATAACTCCAATGGACGTGACTTGAGAAGAGCACTGTTCTCTCTGAAGCAGATTTTTCAG GATGACAAAGATCTGGTCCATGAGTTTGTGATGGCTGAAGGTCTGACGTGTCTTATCAAGGTGGGAGCAGAAGCTGATCAGAACTACCAGAACTACATACTCAGAG ctCTGGGGCAGATCATGCTGTATGTAGATGGGATGAATGGTGTCATCGGGCACGTTGAGACAATCCAGTGGCTGTACACTCTTGTTGGCTCAAAG TTCCGCCTGGTAGTGAAAACAGCTCTAAAGCTGTTGCTAGTGTTTGTGGAGTACTCCGAGTCCAACACCCCACTGCTGATAGAAGCCATCACCACTGTGGACACCAAGAGAG GTTGCAAGCCATGGTCCAATACTATGGAGATCTTACATGAGAAGGATGGAGTGGACACAGAGCTGCTCGTCTATGCCATGACCCTCATCAATAAG aCGCTTGCAGCACTGCCTGATCAGGATTCATTCTACGATATGGTGGACGGTCTGGAGGAACAGGGCATAGAAACAGTGTCCCAAAGACACCTGGGGCGGAAAGGCACTGATCTGGACTTGGTTGAACAGCTCAACATTTATGAG ACGACCCTACGGCATGAAGACGGTGACGATGACAGCCAGCCTCCACCAGTTGGACGTCGGGACCGCCGACGAGTCAGCCTCGGGGGCGGGGACAAAAAGCGCGGCCTGGAGAGGAGGCGGAGCCGCAGGGCATCTCTTGGCCGTTCCGGTCATGCCTCCCCCTGCAGCCCTGCATCCCCACAGAGAGCCGGCTTCCAGCCTTTCAGTGGACAAAGAACAGAGGACACGAGCGAGAG gcCTGCTTTAGGAGgtcttctgtcctcctcttaCCGACAACACCAGGAATCTCTGGCAGCCGAACGTGAGCGCCGCcgtgtggagagagaggagaggctgcagaggatagagagagaggagaggaacaagCACAG TCGCGACTATGTGGATAAAATGGAAGAGGCCAGGCTTGCGCGGGAGGAGAG GTATAAGAACGTGGAGCGTGTGGCGGCGGAGGAGTACGAGCGGGACCGCGTCCGGGTGTCAAGGGCTCGCCCTGACCTCAACCTGACCTTCGAACCCTCAGAGGCCTGGCCCTCATCCTCACGCAGCAGCACCCCGTCCTCCTTCGCCTCCCAGGAAGACGCAGAGGCTGACCTCGAAGCCGAGACCCCCACTACCCCCAACACGCCCTCTGAGACTG GAGAGGCTGATGACTCCTGTGCCAGTGTAGAAACGGAGGAAAAAGAGGCCACtgctgaagaggaggaagaacagaaagaggaagaagtgcAGGAGGAAGTGGCaacagaaaaggaggaggaaggcgaGGAGTGTGAGCAGGAAccggagaaggagaaagaagaggcggaggaggacAGTGGCATCCTGAGCGACAAGGAACGACAGAATGAGGAAGTGAACGAGAAGGACAACTGCTCGGCCTCCAGCATCTCCTCCGCCAGCAGCACtctagagagagaggagaggggaagcaACGAGAATG GCTTTAAGGAGGAAGAGGTGAACGAGCAGTGCAGCAAACTCCTCAACAGCAAGCTATTCATGCTGGACATGCTGTATTCCCAGAACAAGAAACCcagtgatgaggaggaagaggaggaggaggaggaagaagaggatgcagagaaggagaaagagaaagaaaaggaagagggagaggacaaAGAAACCCAGGAGGATGCTGAGAGGCAGCTGAGTGTTGAACAGGAGAGCGACAACAGGGCCGACAAATCCGCGCACCGTGGGACCATCCGACCGTTAGCTGAGCGGTTTGGAGAATTGCTCAAGGACCTTGTTTCGCCCCACGCTCACCTGGAGTGCCCAGCCAATGagccccctccacccccacccccacccaaaAAGGAATCCGACACGATCTGGGACCAGCTCCTGGCCAGCCCTCGAGAGCTGCGCATTGGAGACATCAACTTCACCGACCTGACAGAGGATGATGACAAGAACATTCTGGATGCTGTTTTGATGGGAGGATGCGGGGACCTCCCACccccgccgcctcctcctccactcttcaTCCACCgcttccctcctccccctcccatGCTAGGCAGCTGCCCCCCGCCACCTCCCTTGATCGGGTTTAtgaggcctcctcctccccctgcatCAATTCCAGTGCCTCCTCCCCCGGAGCCACCTCTAttcaacaagaaaaagaagacaatcaGGCTCTTCTGGAGCGAG GTGCGCCCGACAGACTCTCAGTACAAGGACTACAAGCGGAGCGGAGATTCGCTCTGGTCCAAATTGGAACCAGTGAAGTTGGACACAGCCAAACTGGAACACCTGTTTGAGTCGAAATCAAAGGAAATACCAGTTACAAAG AAAACAGCAGCGGACGGCAAGCGCCAGGAGATCATCGTTTTGGATTCCAAGAGAAGTAACGCCATCAACATCGGCCTTACGGTGCTGCCTCCTCCTCGCACTATCAAGACGGCCATCCTTAACTTTGACGAGTACGCGCTCAACAAGGAGGGCATCGAG AAAATCCTGACCATGATCcccacagaggaagagaagcagaagatCCAGGAGGCCCAGCTGGCCAACCCCGATGTCCCACTGGGCTCAGCAGAGCAGTTCCTCCTCACTCTGTCCTCCATCAGTGAGCTCTCCGCCAGACTCCAGCTCTGGGCCTTCAAGATGGACTACGAAGCAACTGAGAAG GAAGTAGCAGAGCCGCTGCAGGATTTGAAGGAGGGTatggagcagctggagaagaACAAAACTCTACGCTACATCCTCTCCACGCTGCTCGCTATCGGAAACTTCCTCAACGGCACCAAT GCTAAAGGTTTTGAGATGACGTATTTGGAGAAGGTTCCAGAGGTGAAGGACACGGTTCATAAGCAGTCCCTGCTGCATCACGCCTGCTCTGTTGTGGTGGAGAACTTCCCTCAGAGCACCGACCTCTACTCCGAGATTGGAGCCATCACACGATCTGCAAAA GTGGATTTCGACCAGCTGCAGGAGAACCTGTGTCAGATGGAGCGGCGCTGCAAAGCCTCATGGGACCACCTGAAGGTGATAGCCAAGCATGAAATGAAGCCCCAGCTGAAGCAGAAGATGTCTGACTTCCTCAAAGACTGTGCTGAGAGGATTATCATCCTCAAGATTGTTCACCGCAGGATCATCAACAG GTTCCATTCGTTCCTGTTATTCCTCGGTCATCCGGCCTACAGCGTGAGAGAGATCAGCGTCCACAGGTTCAGCAAAATCCTCAGTGAGTTTGCGCTGGAATACCGAACCACCCGAGACCGCGTgctgcagcagaagcagaaacGCGCCGACCATCGCGAACGCAACAAGACCCGAGGAAAGATGATCATGGACGTCAATGCTCCT tctgatgatgaagaagagagtgag TGTGTTCGGCATGGCTCCAGTAGCAACAGCAGTGCCCCTAGTGGCAGCCAGGAGCCTGAGCAGCCTCAGGGTCTGGGCCACTCTGAGGATGCTGCGGAGCATGAACACATGAAAGCTGTGCTGAGAACCAGCCTCAGTGGTGGCGACAAGGAGGCCAGCGGAGTGCCAGGGCTTCGGACACGCACAAGATCCCGGCCTGGGCGGGGAG GTCGCACTATGCAGGCATGGACGCCACCCGTGGAAGACGCTCAGATCTGTGGAGATGACGCTGCAGACGAGATCATGGAGCGTATAGTGAGGTCGGCCACTCAGGGTCCAGGAACCAGAGCACAGCcccgagagaggaggaggtccaGGGCCAACCGCAAGTCAT